The proteins below are encoded in one region of Paenibacillus albus:
- a CDS encoding DeoR/GlpR family DNA-binding transcription regulator produces MSMILAELNAKGRVTVNELSEQLNVSKVTVRRDLDALSKENKLLIVHGGGIKPNFTLYEAPYSQRNSIHIQEKQRVGMKAVELIDDYDVIAMGVGTTTIQISNHLLNKKNLTIIVGCIQVLNSLIERKKAGYFTGRIIFLGGEIDTDQMFASGSMTIDLLEKFYIDKAFIGANGYSIAHGITTYHIDEGNLLRRMLERSNKVHIVIDHSKIGVKSMYKYADYNEVDCVICDTEPPAEWKEKLARANISWVKA; encoded by the coding sequence ATGAGCATGATTTTGGCAGAACTGAATGCCAAGGGAAGAGTAACGGTTAATGAACTATCTGAACAATTGAATGTATCCAAGGTGACGGTTCGCCGGGACCTGGATGCGCTTAGCAAGGAAAACAAGCTGCTTATCGTACACGGTGGCGGCATCAAACCTAACTTTACTTTGTACGAAGCGCCTTACAGCCAGCGCAACTCCATCCATATCCAGGAGAAGCAGCGAGTTGGCATGAAAGCGGTTGAACTGATTGATGATTATGATGTGATTGCCATGGGCGTAGGCACGACTACGATTCAGATCTCCAACCACTTGTTAAATAAAAAAAACTTGACGATCATCGTCGGCTGTATTCAAGTATTGAACAGCCTTATCGAGCGTAAAAAAGCAGGTTATTTTACAGGAAGAATTATTTTTCTTGGCGGCGAGATCGACACGGATCAAATGTTTGCATCAGGCTCGATGACAATCGACTTGCTCGAGAAATTTTATATTGATAAAGCGTTTATCGGGGCGAACGGATATTCAATCGCGCATGGAATCACTACCTACCATATCGATGAAGGCAATCTTCTAAGAAGAATGCTAGAGCGATCTAATAAAGTGCATATCGTAATTGATCATTCGAAGATCGGTGTGAAATCCATGTACAAATATGCCGATTACAACGAAGTCGATTGTGTGATTTGCGATACAGAACCGCCTGCGGAATGGAAGGAAAAGCTTGCCCGCGCGAACATTAGCTGGGTGAAGGCTTAG
- a CDS encoding histidinol-phosphatase HisJ family protein, with product MQVPKMIVDQHVHSNYSPDSEEPMKNIVEHAIGLGKKAIVTTDHFDYDCKYFKKDVLIDMDRYEQEIAEVRLAYDIEIRKGIEVGYRKDYHNEINEYLQRYSFDLVLLSAHNNGVLDFAEEAYHSQSMDLILEDYFSHVRDAVQLMDNYDVVAHLDYVSRYTKRIVTVEDYERCRSILYDVFKMMISKDKVLELNTTGLFRQGWIHPHSYLIEMYLDLGGKWFSLGSDAHRISSYEQGFGEALELLKSYEIHEVVQFRNRAPYLVTIE from the coding sequence ATGCAAGTTCCCAAGATGATTGTGGATCAACATGTCCACTCCAATTATTCTCCCGATTCGGAAGAACCTATGAAGAATATTGTTGAACATGCGATAGGCTTAGGAAAGAAAGCGATTGTGACAACGGATCATTTTGATTATGATTGCAAGTATTTCAAGAAAGACGTCCTGATCGACATGGACCGTTATGAGCAAGAGATTGCCGAGGTGCGTCTAGCCTATGACATTGAAATACGGAAAGGCATCGAGGTTGGCTATCGTAAAGATTACCATAACGAAATAAATGAGTATTTACAGCGGTATTCCTTCGATCTCGTTCTCCTTTCCGCTCACAATAATGGCGTGCTGGATTTTGCGGAAGAAGCTTATCACAGTCAGTCCATGGATCTGATTCTGGAGGATTATTTCTCGCATGTTCGCGATGCCGTCCAATTGATGGATAATTATGATGTTGTGGCACATCTGGATTACGTTAGCCGGTACACGAAGAGAATCGTTACTGTAGAGGATTACGAGCGTTGCAGAAGCATTCTTTACGACGTATTTAAGATGATGATAAGCAAAGATAAAGTGTTGGAGTTGAATACGACCGGGCTGTTCCGGCAGGGATGGATTCATCCGCACAGCTACCTGATTGAGATGTACTTGGATTTAGGGGGCAAATGGTTCTCGCTCGGTTCCGATGCGCATCGGATCAGCAGTTATGAACAGGGCTTTGGCGAGGCGCTGGAATTGCTGAAATCATATGAGATTCATGAAGTCGTGCAGTTTCGCAATCGGGCCCCATATCTCGTAACGATAGAGTAG
- a CDS encoding metallophosphoesterase family protein produces MAQRLAFRENNSFVIVQFTDVHWRNGDELDQKSRLLMDGILDAEQPDLVVFTGDTIMGLNTDHPIRAFNEAVAVAEDRGIPWALVFGNHDDEGGKSPVSNAELMAIQENSKYGIGSAGPEDVHGVGNFVVELTSSTGGDARTVLYFLDSGAYAPKTIEWDWIRQSQVDWYSRQSRSYKASNGGSPVPSLAFFHIPLLEYEEAWKHNICYGVKYEDIGCSRINSGLFAAMLENGDMMGTFVGHDHINDFWSEHHGIRLCYGRASGYNTYGREGFPRGARVIRLQLGEPGFDSWLRLDDGTVVEQQAVHSPETVG; encoded by the coding sequence ATGGCGCAGAGATTGGCTTTTCGCGAGAATAATAGCTTTGTGATCGTTCAATTCACGGATGTTCATTGGCGAAATGGGGACGAGCTGGATCAAAAAAGCCGTCTTCTGATGGATGGCATACTGGATGCAGAGCAGCCGGATCTCGTTGTATTTACAGGAGATACGATAATGGGATTGAATACCGATCATCCAATCCGAGCGTTTAATGAAGCCGTTGCGGTTGCTGAAGATCGGGGTATTCCTTGGGCGCTCGTGTTTGGAAATCATGACGACGAAGGCGGCAAGTCGCCGGTGTCGAATGCAGAGCTAATGGCGATTCAGGAGAATAGTAAGTATGGGATTGGGAGCGCAGGTCCTGAGGATGTTCATGGTGTCGGAAACTTTGTCGTGGAACTGACTTCCAGTACTGGCGGCGATGCTAGAACGGTTCTCTATTTTCTAGACTCAGGTGCCTATGCGCCGAAAACGATCGAATGGGATTGGATTCGCCAATCACAAGTTGATTGGTATTCAAGACAATCTAGAAGCTACAAAGCGAGCAATGGCGGTTCGCCGGTTCCTTCGCTTGCCTTCTTCCATATTCCACTCTTGGAGTACGAAGAGGCATGGAAGCACAACATTTGCTATGGCGTTAAGTACGAAGATATTGGCTGTTCGCGTATCAACTCCGGATTATTCGCGGCCATGCTGGAGAACGGCGATATGATGGGTACCTTCGTCGGACATGACCACATCAACGATTTCTGGAGCGAGCACCATGGCATTCGGTTATGCTACGGTAGAGCCTCCGGCTATAATACGTATGGGCGGGAAGGCTTCCCTCGCGGTGCTCGGGTGATTAGGCTGCAGCTTGGGGAACCCGGCTTCGATTCCTGGCTGAGGCTTGATGACGGCACGGTCGTGGAGCAGCAAGCCGTGCACTCTCCGGAGACTGTCGGCTAA
- a CDS encoding DUF402 domain-containing protein, with the protein MHLIRRISDSDWSGDTPKWLDTVSRYGARGVLFDSEWQVAMMYMSKMQLYKLPGGGIEEGEDSQDAFLREIQEETGCKSEVIHEIGYIEEHKVHNAFLQHSACYVGKVVEHSTSISLTDKEIALGMQVEWMSIDTAIAIMNKGLQQNVNGSSRFMLLRDLTILEETAKWLSTSITIQARKYGDRPHYEWRTTLLEQTDSYIFVLGHYGRKLKHYTKGKTFTVENWTIECFPFDSWFTVSADVINGEIAQYYCNICEPARMEGGTVTFVDLDIDLIHKNGRWEIVDEDEFEIHTEKFAYPPELVTRVRQEVERLQERIALKQFPFDGAIERFISRIPRDSA; encoded by the coding sequence ATGCATTTAATAAGAAGAATCTCAGACAGCGACTGGTCTGGTGACACGCCAAAATGGTTGGATACCGTCTCTCGCTACGGGGCAAGAGGAGTTCTGTTCGATAGTGAATGGCAAGTAGCGATGATGTATATGTCGAAGATGCAGCTCTATAAGCTTCCTGGTGGTGGAATAGAAGAAGGAGAAGATTCGCAAGACGCGTTCCTGCGTGAAATCCAAGAGGAAACAGGCTGCAAATCGGAAGTGATTCATGAAATCGGCTATATCGAGGAGCACAAAGTACACAATGCGTTCCTTCAGCATTCCGCATGCTACGTAGGGAAGGTTGTGGAGCATTCGACAAGCATTTCGCTGACCGATAAAGAGATCGCCCTCGGCATGCAAGTAGAATGGATGTCTATCGACACCGCAATAGCGATCATGAATAAAGGGCTTCAACAAAACGTGAATGGATCAAGCAGATTCATGCTGCTCCGCGACCTAACGATTCTTGAGGAAACTGCGAAGTGGTTGTCTACGAGTATTACGATCCAAGCGAGGAAATACGGGGATCGCCCGCACTATGAGTGGCGGACCACTTTGCTCGAACAAACAGATTCGTATATATTCGTCCTTGGGCACTATGGGAGGAAGCTGAAGCATTATACGAAGGGCAAGACGTTTACGGTGGAGAACTGGACGATCGAATGTTTCCCGTTCGATTCCTGGTTTACGGTGAGTGCAGATGTAATCAACGGAGAAATCGCGCAGTATTATTGCAACATCTGCGAGCCTGCCCGAATGGAAGGCGGCACGGTCACGTTCGTTGATCTCGATATTGATCTCATCCATAAGAACGGCAGATGGGAAATTGTAGATGAGGATGAATTTGAGATTCACACCGAGAAATTCGCGTACCCTCCGGAGTTAGTAACCAGGGTGAGACAAGAGGTCGAGCGCTTGCAGGAGCGCATCGCTCTGAAACAGTTTCCTTTTGACGGGGCGATCGAACGATTCATTTCGCGTATACCGCGAGATTCTGCATAA
- the trpB gene encoding tryptophan synthase subunit beta, which yields MAERGYFGEFGGSFVPPELQEVLDYLDAQFLKFKDDPEFIEEYHYYLREYVGRENPLTFAKQLTEKWGGAKIYLKREDLNHTGAHKINNVIGQILLAKRMGAKRVIAETGAGQHGVATATACAMFDMECIIYMGAEDTRRQSLNVFRMELLGAKVVPVEKGQGRLKDAVDEALNDLIANYRTTFYLLGSAVGPHPFPTMVKHFQSIISEESKRQILEKEGRLPDAVLACVGGGSNAIGAFAHYIDEPSVRLIGVEPDQAPSLTEGVPSMLHGFKCLVLLDEEGNPKKTYSIAAGLDYPGIGPEHSHMKVNGRAEYVTVTNEEVLEAFQELSRTEGIIPALESSHAVAHAKKLAPTLDKDKILIINLSGRGDKDVEQVFHMLHK from the coding sequence ATGGCAGAAAGAGGATATTTTGGCGAATTTGGCGGCAGCTTCGTTCCACCTGAATTGCAGGAAGTGTTAGATTATCTGGATGCTCAGTTTCTTAAGTTTAAGGACGACCCTGAATTCATTGAAGAATACCACTATTACTTGCGTGAATATGTAGGCCGGGAGAACCCGCTTACCTTTGCGAAGCAGCTGACCGAGAAGTGGGGCGGCGCGAAAATTTATTTGAAACGCGAGGACCTGAACCATACAGGCGCGCACAAAATCAATAATGTTATCGGTCAAATCCTGCTCGCCAAACGAATGGGCGCAAAGCGCGTCATTGCGGAAACAGGCGCGGGACAGCACGGCGTCGCAACGGCGACGGCATGTGCAATGTTCGACATGGAGTGCATCATTTACATGGGGGCAGAGGACACGCGCCGCCAATCGCTGAACGTGTTCCGGATGGAGCTGCTTGGAGCCAAAGTCGTTCCGGTTGAGAAAGGTCAAGGACGACTGAAGGATGCCGTAGACGAAGCGCTGAACGATCTCATCGCGAACTACCGCACGACATTCTATCTGCTTGGTTCGGCTGTTGGACCGCATCCGTTCCCGACGATGGTGAAGCATTTCCAATCGATTATCAGCGAAGAATCGAAGCGTCAAATTCTTGAAAAAGAAGGCCGTCTGCCTGATGCGGTCCTTGCATGTGTCGGAGGCGGCAGCAATGCAATCGGTGCGTTCGCGCACTATATCGACGAGCCGTCCGTTCGCCTCATTGGCGTTGAGCCGGATCAAGCGCCTTCGCTTACAGAAGGCGTGCCAAGCATGCTTCACGGGTTTAAGTGTCTCGTGCTGCTCGATGAGGAAGGCAACCCGAAGAAGACCTACTCGATCGCTGCAGGTCTGGACTATCCCGGCATCGGACCGGAGCATAGCCATATGAAAGTAAACGGCCGTGCGGAGTATGTTACGGTAACGAATGAAGAAGTGCTCGAAGCGTTCCAAGAGCTCTCGCGGACGGAAGGCATTATTCCGGCGCTCGAAAGCTCGCACGCGGTTGCTCATGCGAAGAAGCTCGCACCTACGCTCGATAAAGACAAGATTCTAATTATCAACCTGTCCGGCCGCGGCGACAAGGATGTTGAGCAAGTGTTCCATATGCTGCATAAGTAA
- a CDS encoding uracil-DNA glycosylase has translation MLAEDIMHWNVDNDWSPVLLDEMRKPYFTQLMSQLMEQYESETIYPEQADVFNVLKFTPYSETRVVIIGQDPYHGPGQAHGMSFSVRHGVKTPPSLQNMYKELRDDLGHEIPEHGCLESWAKQGVLMLNTVLTVRAGEPASHKGIGWETFTDAVIAALNARELPVVFILWGKHAQEKAASIDASRHRVIASAHPSPFAARRGFFGSRPFSRANGYLRELGLEEIDWDLMLAGREVAKGGQLEAGAEADKYEEESAYPTA, from the coding sequence ATGTTAGCGGAGGACATTATGCATTGGAATGTTGATAACGACTGGTCACCGGTACTTCTCGATGAGATGCGCAAGCCTTACTTTACACAGCTCATGTCGCAGCTTATGGAGCAGTATGAATCGGAGACAATCTACCCGGAGCAGGCCGATGTATTCAACGTGCTGAAGTTCACACCCTACTCAGAAACTCGCGTTGTCATTATTGGTCAAGACCCGTATCATGGGCCGGGTCAAGCGCATGGGATGAGCTTCTCCGTGAGGCACGGAGTCAAGACGCCGCCATCGTTGCAAAATATGTATAAAGAGCTGAGGGATGACCTGGGCCACGAGATTCCGGAGCATGGCTGTCTGGAGTCGTGGGCGAAGCAAGGCGTGCTGATGCTCAACACGGTACTGACGGTGAGGGCCGGGGAACCCGCATCGCATAAGGGGATTGGCTGGGAGACATTCACCGATGCTGTCATTGCAGCCTTGAATGCGAGGGAGCTGCCTGTTGTATTCATCCTGTGGGGCAAGCATGCCCAGGAGAAGGCGGCATCAATTGATGCGAGCAGGCATCGTGTGATTGCCTCGGCGCATCCGAGCCCGTTTGCCGCACGGCGAGGGTTCTTCGGAAGCAGACCATTCTCGCGTGCGAATGGATACTTGCGTGAACTGGGATTAGAAGAGATTGATTGGGATTTGATGTTGGCAGGTAGGGAGGTGGCGAAAGGTGGACAACTCGAAGCCGGAGCAGAAGCAGATAAGTACGAAGAAGAAAGCGCCTATCCGACTGCTTAA
- a CDS encoding SPL family radical SAM protein: MDNSKPEQKQISTKKKAPIRLLNPASGYLTGYSYTLNPYTGCVFGCSYCYVRRMPIALFRNEPWGEWVDAKPLDIAQFHKEWHKALSKGEVTVFMSSATDPYQPEEFKEQVTRRVLEVMAEAPPGFVLVQTRSPLVERDIDLLQRLGAHVRVSMTVETDLEAVRKELTPAAPPIAARLRAIRKLREAGIAVQAAVSPLLPCSEAFSALLAQAVERVVVDDFFRGDGSSGKRSAQLKMAERYGALGHGELYTPETADRFVLELKRHMPEGAVYFGQAGFMP, from the coding sequence GTGGACAACTCGAAGCCGGAGCAGAAGCAGATAAGTACGAAGAAGAAAGCGCCTATCCGACTGCTTAACCCGGCATCGGGTTATCTGACGGGCTATAGCTACACGCTGAACCCGTACACGGGCTGCGTATTTGGCTGTTCTTACTGCTATGTGAGGCGAATGCCCATTGCGCTGTTTCGGAATGAGCCGTGGGGGGAATGGGTGGACGCCAAGCCGCTTGATATCGCGCAGTTTCACAAAGAATGGCATAAAGCGCTGTCCAAAGGCGAAGTGACCGTATTCATGTCTTCGGCGACGGACCCTTACCAGCCTGAAGAGTTCAAAGAACAGGTGACGAGGCGAGTGCTTGAAGTGATGGCGGAAGCGCCTCCGGGATTCGTGCTCGTCCAGACGCGCAGCCCGCTTGTCGAGCGTGATATTGATTTGCTGCAGCGGCTCGGCGCTCATGTCCGCGTCAGCATGACGGTGGAGACGGACCTCGAAGCCGTCCGCAAAGAGCTGACACCTGCGGCGCCGCCGATCGCCGCCAGGCTGCGCGCGATTCGCAAGCTTCGCGAAGCCGGCATCGCCGTGCAAGCAGCCGTGTCTCCGCTGCTGCCTTGCAGCGAAGCGTTCTCCGCGCTGCTGGCGCAAGCGGTAGAGCGCGTCGTCGTCGACGACTTCTTCCGCGGCGACGGCAGCAGCGGGAAGCGTTCGGCGCAGCTCAAGATGGCCGAGCGGTATGGGGCGCTTGGCCACGGCGAGCTCTACACGCCGGAGACGGCGGACCGCTTCGTCCTTGAGCTGAAGCGTCATATGCCTGAAGGCGCGGTCTACTTCGGGCAAGCGGGCTTTATGCCTTGA
- a CDS encoding S-layer homology domain-containing protein: protein MNVKKPLLVLSLLVVLFLAVTQSVWAFSDTKNDPNEAKITELQKRGILNGNGSNKDQFGPNGKVTYAAGITMLVKGLGLNIDNIRFFKKPEVSDSFSMMKNDAWYADTFIIAAYNELDLARDTNPAAAMTREQFAHHLYKALIRAGNFAFNDLGVVLKDEADVNPSYMGSIQTLITTHIIDMDASQKFNPKAAITRSEAAGWLFNTIKYVEEQPQMPVEQPEPSPLFDLKLTTTAVNNDVNAVTISAQAPNPGYGIRIASISFEGDQAIIYVEPTYPDKDKMYPQVITEVKAVTYVSSAFKPVLGESGASIGGSTGIIGDNGTSAADSDGTAASAAENQ from the coding sequence ATGAATGTGAAGAAACCGCTGCTCGTCCTATCTCTGCTTGTTGTGCTGTTTCTAGCCGTGACGCAGTCTGTCTGGGCGTTCTCCGATACGAAGAATGATCCGAATGAGGCGAAAATCACGGAGCTGCAGAAACGCGGTATTTTGAATGGGAACGGAAGTAACAAGGATCAATTTGGGCCAAACGGCAAGGTGACTTATGCGGCTGGCATTACGATGCTGGTGAAGGGGCTCGGGCTTAACATCGATAATATCCGCTTCTTCAAAAAGCCTGAAGTGTCCGACAGCTTCTCCATGATGAAGAATGATGCATGGTATGCAGACACCTTCATTATCGCGGCCTATAATGAGCTTGATTTGGCGAGAGATACGAACCCGGCAGCTGCTATGACACGCGAACAGTTCGCTCATCATCTGTACAAAGCGCTCATACGCGCTGGAAACTTTGCTTTCAACGATCTCGGAGTCGTACTGAAGGATGAGGCTGACGTGAATCCGTCTTACATGGGCAGCATTCAAACGCTGATCACGACGCATATTATCGACATGGATGCGAGCCAGAAGTTTAACCCGAAAGCCGCGATTACGCGCAGCGAAGCGGCTGGCTGGCTCTTCAATACCATTAAATACGTGGAGGAGCAACCGCAGATGCCCGTTGAACAGCCTGAACCGTCACCGCTCTTTGATCTGAAGCTTACAACAACAGCCGTCAATAACGATGTCAATGCGGTTACCATCTCTGCGCAAGCGCCGAACCCGGGCTACGGCATACGAATTGCCTCGATATCCTTCGAGGGCGATCAAGCGATTATTTATGTGGAGCCAACCTACCCGGATAAGGACAAAATGTATCCTCAAGTCATTACCGAGGTGAAAGCGGTCACTTACGTGTCTTCTGCCTTCAAGCCCGTTCTCGGTGAGTCTGGAGCTTCGATTGGCGGCTCGACCGGCATCATCGGAGACAACGGCACTTCGGCTGCGGATTCCGATGGAACAGCTGCTTCAGCTGCGGAGAATCAATAA
- a CDS encoding L,D-transpeptidase, producing MPNYRIIVDLSDIQLYLLDGNIVVRGFPVGIGKMVTRTPTGEYEIINKEPNPGGPFGVLWMGLSKPHYGIHGTNDPGSIGRMVSHGCIRMYNEDVLALSALVPIHTRVSIRP from the coding sequence ATGCCTAACTACCGGATCATCGTTGATTTATCCGACATTCAGTTATATCTGCTGGATGGCAATATTGTCGTCAGAGGTTTCCCAGTCGGTATTGGTAAGATGGTCACAAGGACACCAACGGGCGAGTACGAGATTATTAACAAGGAGCCGAACCCCGGCGGACCATTCGGCGTGCTATGGATGGGCCTCTCCAAGCCGCATTACGGCATTCACGGAACGAATGATCCCGGTTCGATCGGCAGAATGGTGTCTCACGGCTGTATCCGAATGTATAATGAGGATGTTCTGGCATTGTCCGCGCTTGTCCCGATTCATACTCGTGTGTCCATACGGCCATAA
- a CDS encoding C40 family peptidase — protein MLKRSMLLASTVLLLASCSSGTGGTVTKSNVAGSVVNLKVKGQASTIKTRHWEEKGGVWIPAERAATYLQYRFDENPKTHAAAIGYGDPLYTFKVGSKQAKIGEQQILLSDAPRMIDNNVCLELRSLSQLIQQPVRWDSGSSTVIIETQTHQLPTNELVNTPPGTSQFRAQSTDISTGDDSSQYDNPDNYDENGNYIGGGRPGNDGNSGNNGNNGNSGSNGNDVQNGNNTADQDKVDEVISYGKRYMGVDYKFNASDYAESRKFDCSSFMQHIFKHVGVDLPRSSRAQSTVGKYVSRKNFIPGDIIFFYTPGRYRTNNIVGHVGLYIGDNQVLQTYGQPGVTITKLVGDWDDRIMWGRRVL, from the coding sequence ATGCTGAAACGTTCGATGCTGCTTGCGAGCACAGTACTGTTGCTGGCATCATGCTCGTCCGGTACCGGCGGCACCGTCACAAAGAGTAACGTCGCAGGCTCGGTCGTTAATTTAAAGGTTAAAGGGCAAGCTTCCACGATTAAGACGAGACATTGGGAAGAGAAAGGCGGCGTGTGGATACCTGCGGAGCGGGCGGCTACATATTTGCAATACCGATTCGATGAGAATCCGAAAACCCACGCTGCTGCAATCGGCTATGGGGATCCGCTTTATACCTTCAAGGTAGGTTCGAAACAAGCCAAGATTGGCGAGCAGCAGATTCTGCTGAGTGATGCGCCGCGAATGATCGATAATAACGTCTGTTTGGAGCTTCGTTCCTTGTCGCAGTTAATCCAGCAACCCGTTCGATGGGACTCCGGCAGCAGTACGGTTATCATAGAGACGCAGACGCATCAGCTGCCTACGAATGAGCTCGTGAATACACCTCCTGGAACGAGCCAGTTCCGTGCTCAGTCGACGGATATAAGCACGGGCGATGACAGCTCGCAATATGATAATCCCGACAACTATGACGAGAACGGGAATTACATTGGCGGCGGCCGTCCTGGCAATGACGGAAACAGTGGCAACAATGGCAACAACGGAAACAGCGGCAGCAACGGCAATGATGTCCAGAACGGGAACAACACCGCCGATCAGGATAAGGTCGATGAGGTCATCTCATACGGCAAACGTTACATGGGCGTCGATTATAAATTCAACGCTTCTGACTATGCGGAGAGCCGCAAGTTCGATTGCTCCTCGTTTATGCAGCATATTTTCAAGCATGTCGGAGTTGACCTGCCGCGATCCTCTCGTGCACAATCGACCGTGGGCAAATATGTTTCCCGCAAAAACTTTATCCCTGGCGATATCATCTTCTTCTATACGCCTGGGCGGTACAGGACGAACAACATTGTCGGCCATGTCGGTCTCTATATCGGTGATAATCAGGTGCTTCAAACGTATGGCCAGCCTGGGGTCACGATTACGAAGCTGGTAGGCGACTGGGATGACCGGATTATGTGGGGCAGAAGGGTGCTGTAA
- a CDS encoding GerAB/ArcD/ProY family transporter, with the protein MKISGYQLFWLVYTLDYGKTAIFTISPAILAAKQDAWLSIIVASLIGLATTYIAVRISLLHPKQTFIQYTQTIMGKWLGTIILIPIFLMWIAITGLILREFADFVFIALFSKTPLWTISIIMLAAVVYITSTGGLTSIGRCGELIGPISIIGSLLIILLSVKDWHWFRLFPVYANSGLLPIIKGSLFPASFIAESFMIVMLIAFMPQPKRAMAASILGVAAASISILFITVIVILVFGPHLAGHFVYPIYSVVTYISVMEFIQNIDVIIVLLWIIGIFIKLALYFFVTSYGTAQLLRFPKWKKSIWLITPIVFGISLLPRNIDDTINFANFWRDVIFPVNLVGIPILLWIVGSIRKKYRTNTKTV; encoded by the coding sequence ATGAAGATCTCGGGTTATCAGCTATTCTGGCTTGTATATACGCTCGATTACGGGAAGACGGCCATATTCACCATATCACCGGCAATTCTGGCTGCGAAGCAGGATGCTTGGCTCTCCATCATCGTCGCGAGCTTGATCGGTTTAGCGACGACCTACATTGCCGTGAGGATCAGCCTGCTCCATCCGAAGCAAACGTTTATTCAATACACGCAGACGATTATGGGAAAGTGGCTCGGAACCATCATCCTCATCCCTATTTTCCTGATGTGGATTGCGATTACAGGCTTGATTCTGAGAGAATTTGCGGATTTCGTGTTCATTGCCTTATTCAGTAAGACGCCGCTCTGGACAATCAGCATCATCATGCTGGCTGCCGTTGTGTACATCACCTCTACAGGCGGGCTTACCAGCATTGGCCGCTGCGGCGAGCTTATCGGACCCATTAGCATTATCGGCAGCCTGCTAATTATTTTGCTAAGCGTGAAGGATTGGCATTGGTTCAGGCTATTTCCGGTATATGCCAATTCGGGCTTGCTGCCCATTATAAAAGGAAGCTTATTCCCCGCCTCCTTCATCGCCGAATCCTTCATGATCGTCATGTTGATCGCCTTCATGCCTCAACCGAAGCGGGCGATGGCGGCATCTATATTGGGAGTTGCAGCTGCATCCATCTCCATCCTGTTCATCACGGTGATCGTCATCCTTGTCTTTGGGCCGCATTTGGCAGGACATTTTGTTTACCCCATCTATTCCGTCGTCACCTATATATCCGTTATGGAGTTTATTCAGAACATCGATGTTATCATCGTCCTGCTCTGGATCATCGGCATCTTCATCAAGCTCGCCCTCTATTTCTTCGTGACCAGCTACGGCACGGCACAATTGCTTCGCTTCCCGAAATGGAAGAAGAGCATCTGGCTCATTACGCCGATCGTGTTTGGCATTTCGTTGCTGCCGCGAAACATTGACGATACCATCAACTTCGCTAACTTTTGGCGTGATGTGATCTTCCCCGTCAATTTGGTCGGCATCCCGATCTTGTTATGGATCGTTGGCTCGATTCGCAAGAAATATCGTACAAATACAAAAACCGTATGA